The Miscanthus floridulus cultivar M001 chromosome 7, ASM1932011v1, whole genome shotgun sequence genome includes a region encoding these proteins:
- the LOC136466423 gene encoding lysine-specific demethylase JMJ26-like isoform X3 yields MPPKPRRGRGRGRPRKDPVAEDSAHATEDNGENKGDEEMLRPQDSANDNGEIKDEDEMLQPQDSATENGDQGSGEALRPARKRKRDPVADVSSLQYDAKRLRDRPPVTVQPKSTKKTDGTSAMCHQCQRNDKGRVVRCQGCKNHRRRYCVPCITRWYPNLSEDDFVNKCPFCRNICNCKACLRMKVPKEAENVNWKVSKEDEIKFSLRTVHFLLPWLKELHHEQMQEKSAEAATKVGIEAGKLGVPLTICGKNERIYCDNCRTSIVDFHRTCNKCNYDLCLRCCQELRRGLVPGNGTKADGEGKEDLQLGVSHDKFVCKGPSDEQNGMLIDNVVPADNSTSSLRQWSVNNDGTIPCPPNAFGGCGSSLLELKCLFEEKFIAELLEKANSVVNNGSKVKMEGSKCYCFTESGDMDVGISRKSASRENSCDNYIYCPTATDVQNGSLDHFQEHWLKGEPVIVRDTLALTSGLSWEPMVMWRALREKRDKVERLSVLALECLGWCEVDVNIHMFFTGYSRGLVGPDDLPLLLKLKDWPPHRSFEERLPRHGAEFMSALPFRDYTDPKCGPLNLAVKLPEGVNKPDLGPKTYIAYGVSKELGIGDSVTKLHCDMSDAVNILTHTDEIKLKAKRIAAVEKKKHCLEMKSLSTKEEGNVPEEGNVRGLITVAPESEDDAPSVDENQAEGGALWDIFRREDVSKLHDYLMKHADEFRHCNFEPVKQVTHPIHDQCFYLTNEHKRKLKEEYGVEPWTFEQKLGEAVFIPAGCPHQVRNLKSCIKVALDFVSPENVRECIRLTEEFRLLPKWHRVNEDKLEVKKIALHALNQAIKDITDGSSNSNGSPNNELKDEPSSSESAEMEQGE; encoded by the exons ATGCCGCCCAAGCCACGCCGAGGCCGCGGGCGCGGGAGGCCAAGGAAGGACCCCGTCGCCGAGGACTCCGCGCACGCCACCGAG GATAACGGTGAAAATAAGGGTGATGAAGAGATGCTTCGACCACAGGATTCTGCTAAT GATAACGGTGAAATCAAGGACGAGGACGAGATGCTTCAACCACAGGATTCTGCTACT GAGAATGGAGATCAAGGGAGCGGGGAAGCCCTGAGACCTGCACGGAAGCGAAAGAGGGATCCTGTTGCTGACGTATCTTCTCTTCAATATGATGCCAAGCGTCTTCGGGACAGGCCGCCTGTGACAGTGCAGCCTAAG AGTACAAAAAAGACGGATGGTACTTCAGCTATGTGTCATCAGTGCCAGAGAAACGACAAAGGAAGAGTTGTAAGGTGCCAGGGCTGTAAAAATCATAGGAGGAGATACTGTGTGCCATGCATCACACGCTG GTATCCAAATTTATCAGAGGATGATTTTGTGAATAAGTGCCCGTTTTGTCGCAATATTTGCAATTGCAAGGCTTGTCTGCGAATGAAAGTACCAAAAGAGGCAGAG AATGTCAACTGGAAGGTGTCCAAAGAAGATGAAATTAAATTCTCGCTGCGTACTGTGCACTTTCTGCTCCCTTGGCTGAAAGAACTCCACCACGAGCAGATGCAAGAGAAAAGTGCCGAGGCTGCAACTAAAG TAGGGATTGAAGCAGGCAAACTGGGGGTCCCTCTAACCATTTGTGGAAAAAATGAACGGATATACTG CGACAACTGCAGGACATCTATCGTTGACTTCCACAGAACCTGCAATAAATGTAACTACGATCTCTGTCTGCGGTGCTGCCAGGAGCTTCGTCGAGGCCTTGTTCCTGGTAATGGTACCAAGGCTGATGGTGAAGGCAAGGAAGATTTGCAATTGGGAGTTAGTCATGATAAATTTGTATGTAAAGGGCCATCTGATGAACAGAATggcatgttgatagataatgtagTTCCTGCTGACAACAGCACTTCTAGCTTGAGACAGTGGAGTGTGAATAACGATGGAACCATACCTTGCCCACCAAATGCATTTGGTGGTTGTGGGAGCTCTCTTCTCGAACTTAAGTGTTTGTTTGAAGAGAAGTTTATTGCTGAATTACTGGAGAAAGCAAATTCAGTGGTCAATAATGGCTCGAAGGTGAAGATGGAAGGATCAAAATGTTACTGCTTCACTGAATCCGGTGACATGGATGTTGGTATATCGCGGAAATCGGCTTCCAGGGAGAATTCCTGTGATAACTACATATATTGCCCAACCGCTACAGATGTCCAAAATGGAAGTTTAGATCATTTCCAGGAGCACTGGTTGAAGGGTGAACCTGTAATTGTCCGTGATACGCTTGCattgacttctggattaagctGGGAACCGATGGTTATGTGGCGTGCCTTACGAGAGAAGAGAGACAAAGTTGAAAGGCTCTCAGTTCTTGCTCTTGAATGCTTGGGTTGGTGTGAG GTTGATGTAAACATTCATATGTTTTTTACGGGGTATTCACGTGGGCTTGTTGGTCCAGACGATTTGCCCCTGTTACTTAAGCTTAAAGATTGGCCACCACATCGTTCTTTTGAGGAGCGGCTGCCTAGACATGGTGCAGAGTTTATGTCTGCGTTGCCATTTCGCGATTACACAGATCCTAAATGTGGCCCTCTTAATCTGGCAGTAAAGCTTCCTGAGGGTGTTAATAAGCCAGACCTTGGTCCAAAGACTTATATTGCATATGGTGTTTCCAAAGAGTTGGGAATTGGTGATTCTGTCACCAAGCTTCACTGCGATATGTCTGATGCG GTCAATATCCTCACACATACTGATGAAATAAAACTCAAAGCAAAAAGGATTGCAGCAGTGGAAAAGAAGAAGCATTGTTTAGAAATGAAGAGTCTCTCTACCAAGGAAGAGGGAAATGTACCCGAAGAGGGAAATGTGCGTGGACTAATTACCGTGGCTCCTGAGTCAGAAGATGACGCCCCATCCGTAGATGAAAACCAAGCAGAGGGTGGTGCATTGTGGGATATTTTCCGACGGGAAGATGTGAGCAAACTGCATGATTATCTAATGAAGCATGCAGATGAGTTTAGGCATTGCAACTTTGAGCCAGTGAAGCAG GTTACTCATCCTATACATGATCAGTGTTTTTATCTAACAAATGAGCACAAGAGAAAGCTTAAGGAAGAATATG GAGTCGAGCCTTGGACATTTGAACAGAAGCTAGGTGAGGCAGTATTTATCCCAGCAGGATGTCCCCACCAGGTTAGAAATTTGAAG TCTTGCATAAAGGTTGCACTTGACTTTGTTTCTCCGGAAAATGTGCGAGAGTGCATCAGGTTAACAGAAGAATTCCGTCTGCTTCCGAAGTGGCATAGGGTGAATGAAGATAAACTGGAG GTTAAGAAGATAGCTCTTCATGCACTCAATCAAGCTATTAAAGATATCACTGATGGATCATCTAATAGCAATGGAAG CCCAAATAACGAACTCAAAGATGAGCCTAGCTCAAGTgagtcagcggaaatggagcaaGGAGAGTGA
- the LOC136466421 gene encoding protein KINESIN LIGHT CHAIN-RELATED 1-like: MPGLAASDNSPPTAAPPPRRLSSPLPRRAPPSPSPSASSRAKPRKPSPAPAPDADDSLDNPDLGPFLLKQARDAMVSGEGGGAARALEFAERAARALERRGEGAELELAMSLHVAAAIHCGLGRYADAIPVLERAVAVVTPPPELPAAEGEAGAAGADDGQQQQQRAEPDQRGEEWPLAAFSGWMQLGDTHAMLGRMDESIACYGKGLEIQMAALGERDPRVAETCRYLAEAHVQALQFDEAEKLCRKALEIHREHSAPASLEEASDRRLMALVLDAKGDYDGALEHLVLASMTMVANGRDIEVATIDVAIGNTYLALARFDEAVFSYQKALTVLKSARGDDHPTVASVYIRLADLYHRTGRLRESKSYCENALRVYAKPAPGAAPDEIAGGLMEIAAIYEALGDLDEALKLLQRALKLLEDSPGQWSTVAGIEAQMGVLYYMVGRYADSRNSFESAVAKLRASGERKSAFFGVLLNQMGLACVQLFKIDEAAQLFEEARAVLEQECGASHPDTLGVYSNLAAIYDAMGRVEDAIEILEHVLKVREEKLGTANPDVEDEKKRLAELLNEAGRSRNRKQKSLVSLFMTNSQRAKKEAGRRWSNFGFRS, translated from the exons ATGCCCGGCCTCGCGGCCTCCGACAACTCGCCCCCGACGGCGGCGCCACCGCCACGGCGTCTCTCATCGCCGCTAccccgccgcgcgccgccgtccCCGTCTCCCTCCGCCTCGTCGCGCGCCAAGCCACGGAAGCCCTCGCCCGCCCCCGCTCCCGACGCCGACGACTCGCTCGACAACCCGGATCTGGGCCCGTTCCTCCTGAAGCAGGCGCGCGACGCCATGGTGTCGGGGgaaggcggcggcgcggcgcgcgcgCTCGAGTTCGCCGAGCGCGCCGCCCGGGCGCTCGAGCGCCGCGGCGAGGGCGCCGAGCTCGAGCTCGCCATGAGCCTCCACGTCGCCGCCGCCATCCACTGCGGACTCGGACGCTACGCCGACGCCATCCCCGTCCTCGagcgcgccgtcgccgtcgtcacgCCGCCGCCAGAGTTGCCTGCTGCCGAGGGCGAGGCAGGGGCGGCTGGGGCCGACGACggccagcaacagcagcagcgtgCCGAGCCTGACCAGAGGGGCGAGGAGTGGCCCCTCGCTGCCTTCTCTGGCTGGATGCAGCTCGGCGACACGCACGCTATGCTCGGACGCATGGACGAGTCTATCGCCTGTTACGGCAAGGGGCTCGAGATCCAGATGGCTGCGCTCGGCGAGCGCGATCCCCGCGTCGCCGAGACCTGCAG GTATTTGGCGGAAGCGCATGTGCAGGCTCTGCAATTCGACGAGGCAGAGAAGCTGTGCCGCAAAGCCCTCGAGATCCACCGTGAACACAGCGCTCCGGCATCCCTCGAGGAGGCCTCGGACCGCCGCCTGATGGCACTCGTCCTGGACGCCAAGGGCGACTATGACGGCGCCCTCGAGCACCTCGTGCTTGCCTCTATGACCATGGTTGCCAACGGCCGTGACATCGAGGTTGCCACCATTGATGTCGCCATAGGCAACACCTACCTTGCCCTCGCCCgcttcgacgaggccgtcttCTCCTACCAGAAGGCGCTGACTGTTCTCAAATCGGCTCGTGGGGATGACCATCCTACGGTTGCGTCGGTCTACATCCGCCTCGCTGACCTTTACCACCGGACAGGTAGGCTCCGCGAGTCTAAATCCTACTGCGAGAACGCCCTGCGTGTCTATGCCAAGCCCGCGCCTGGTGCTGCCCCTGATGAGATTGCCGGAGGCTTGATGGAGATTGCTGCCATCTATGAGGCGCTTGGTGATCTCGATGAGGCGCTAAAGCTTCTTCAGAGGGCGCTCAAGTTGCTCGAGGACTCACCGGGGCAGTGGAGCACTGTTGCTGGTATTGAGGCACAAATGGGTGTTCTGTACTACATGGTGGGGAGGTATGCAGATTCGAGGAACTCATTCGAGAGCGCGGTTGCAAAGTTGAGGGCCAGTGGTGAGAGGAAGTCGGCATTTTTCGGCGTTCTGTTGAACCAGATGGGGCTAGCTTGCGTGCAGCTGTTCAAGATAGATGAGGCTGCACAGTTATTTGAGGAGGCAAGGGCAGTTCTAGAGCAGGAGTGTGGCGCCTCTCATCCTGATACTCTTGGTGTGTACAGCAACCTTGCTGCAATCTATGATGCCATGGGAAG AGTGGAGGATGCGATTGAGATCCTGGAGCATGTTCTGAAGGTGAGGGAAGAGAAGCTTGGCACGGCGAACCCGGACGTGGAGGACGAGAAGAAGCGGCTGGCGGAGCTCCTGAATGAGGCGGGGCGGTCGCGTAACCGGAAGCAGAAGTCGCTGGTGAGCCTGTTCATGACCAACTCGCAGCGGGCGAAGAAGGAGGCCGGGAGGAGGTGGTCCAACTTTGGGTTCAGGAGCTGA
- the LOC136466423 gene encoding lysine-specific demethylase JMJ26-like isoform X1, with amino-acid sequence MPPKPRRGRGRGRPRKDPVAEDSAHATEDNGENKGDEEMLRPQDSANDNGEIKDEDEMLQPQDSATENGDQGSGEALRPARKRKRDPVADVSSLQYDAKRLRDRPPVTVQPKSTKKTDGTSAMCHQCQRNDKGRVVRCQGCKNHRRRYCVPCITRWYPNLSEDDFVNKCPFCRNICNCKACLRMKVPKEAENVNWKVSKEDEIKFSLRTVHFLLPWLKELHHEQMQEKSAEAATKVGIEAGKLGVPLTICGKNERIYCDNCRTSIVDFHRTCNKCNYDLCLRCCQELRRGLVPGNGTKADGEGKEDLQLGVSHDKFVCKGPSDEQNGMLIDNVVPADNSTSSLRQWSVNNDGTIPCPPNAFGGCGSSLLELKCLFEEKFIAELLEKANSVVNNGSKVKMEGSKCYCFTESGDMDVGISRKSASRENSCDNYIYCPTATDVQNGSLDHFQEHWLKGEPVIVRDTLALTSGLSWEPMVMWRALREKRDKVERLSVLALECLGWCEVDVNIHMFFTGYSRGLVGPDDLPLLLKLKDWPPHRSFEERLPRHGAEFMSALPFRDYTDPKCGPLNLAVKLPEGVNKPDLGPKTYIAYGVSKELGIGDSVTKLHCDMSDAVNILTHTDEIKLKAKRIAAVEKKKHCLEMKSLSTKEEGNVPEEGNVRGLITVAPESEDDAPSVDENQAEGGALWDIFRREDVSKLHDYLMKHADEFRHCNFEPVKQVTHPIHDQCFYLTNEHKRKLKEEYGVEPWTFEQKLGEAVFIPAGCPHQVRNLKSCIKVALDFVSPENVRECIRLTEEFRLLPKWHRVNEDKLEVKKIALHALNQAIKDITDGSSNSNGSSPNNELKDEPSSSESAEMEQGE; translated from the exons ATGCCGCCCAAGCCACGCCGAGGCCGCGGGCGCGGGAGGCCAAGGAAGGACCCCGTCGCCGAGGACTCCGCGCACGCCACCGAG GATAACGGTGAAAATAAGGGTGATGAAGAGATGCTTCGACCACAGGATTCTGCTAAT GATAACGGTGAAATCAAGGACGAGGACGAGATGCTTCAACCACAGGATTCTGCTACT GAGAATGGAGATCAAGGGAGCGGGGAAGCCCTGAGACCTGCACGGAAGCGAAAGAGGGATCCTGTTGCTGACGTATCTTCTCTTCAATATGATGCCAAGCGTCTTCGGGACAGGCCGCCTGTGACAGTGCAGCCTAAG AGTACAAAAAAGACGGATGGTACTTCAGCTATGTGTCATCAGTGCCAGAGAAACGACAAAGGAAGAGTTGTAAGGTGCCAGGGCTGTAAAAATCATAGGAGGAGATACTGTGTGCCATGCATCACACGCTG GTATCCAAATTTATCAGAGGATGATTTTGTGAATAAGTGCCCGTTTTGTCGCAATATTTGCAATTGCAAGGCTTGTCTGCGAATGAAAGTACCAAAAGAGGCAGAG AATGTCAACTGGAAGGTGTCCAAAGAAGATGAAATTAAATTCTCGCTGCGTACTGTGCACTTTCTGCTCCCTTGGCTGAAAGAACTCCACCACGAGCAGATGCAAGAGAAAAGTGCCGAGGCTGCAACTAAAG TAGGGATTGAAGCAGGCAAACTGGGGGTCCCTCTAACCATTTGTGGAAAAAATGAACGGATATACTG CGACAACTGCAGGACATCTATCGTTGACTTCCACAGAACCTGCAATAAATGTAACTACGATCTCTGTCTGCGGTGCTGCCAGGAGCTTCGTCGAGGCCTTGTTCCTGGTAATGGTACCAAGGCTGATGGTGAAGGCAAGGAAGATTTGCAATTGGGAGTTAGTCATGATAAATTTGTATGTAAAGGGCCATCTGATGAACAGAATggcatgttgatagataatgtagTTCCTGCTGACAACAGCACTTCTAGCTTGAGACAGTGGAGTGTGAATAACGATGGAACCATACCTTGCCCACCAAATGCATTTGGTGGTTGTGGGAGCTCTCTTCTCGAACTTAAGTGTTTGTTTGAAGAGAAGTTTATTGCTGAATTACTGGAGAAAGCAAATTCAGTGGTCAATAATGGCTCGAAGGTGAAGATGGAAGGATCAAAATGTTACTGCTTCACTGAATCCGGTGACATGGATGTTGGTATATCGCGGAAATCGGCTTCCAGGGAGAATTCCTGTGATAACTACATATATTGCCCAACCGCTACAGATGTCCAAAATGGAAGTTTAGATCATTTCCAGGAGCACTGGTTGAAGGGTGAACCTGTAATTGTCCGTGATACGCTTGCattgacttctggattaagctGGGAACCGATGGTTATGTGGCGTGCCTTACGAGAGAAGAGAGACAAAGTTGAAAGGCTCTCAGTTCTTGCTCTTGAATGCTTGGGTTGGTGTGAG GTTGATGTAAACATTCATATGTTTTTTACGGGGTATTCACGTGGGCTTGTTGGTCCAGACGATTTGCCCCTGTTACTTAAGCTTAAAGATTGGCCACCACATCGTTCTTTTGAGGAGCGGCTGCCTAGACATGGTGCAGAGTTTATGTCTGCGTTGCCATTTCGCGATTACACAGATCCTAAATGTGGCCCTCTTAATCTGGCAGTAAAGCTTCCTGAGGGTGTTAATAAGCCAGACCTTGGTCCAAAGACTTATATTGCATATGGTGTTTCCAAAGAGTTGGGAATTGGTGATTCTGTCACCAAGCTTCACTGCGATATGTCTGATGCG GTCAATATCCTCACACATACTGATGAAATAAAACTCAAAGCAAAAAGGATTGCAGCAGTGGAAAAGAAGAAGCATTGTTTAGAAATGAAGAGTCTCTCTACCAAGGAAGAGGGAAATGTACCCGAAGAGGGAAATGTGCGTGGACTAATTACCGTGGCTCCTGAGTCAGAAGATGACGCCCCATCCGTAGATGAAAACCAAGCAGAGGGTGGTGCATTGTGGGATATTTTCCGACGGGAAGATGTGAGCAAACTGCATGATTATCTAATGAAGCATGCAGATGAGTTTAGGCATTGCAACTTTGAGCCAGTGAAGCAG GTTACTCATCCTATACATGATCAGTGTTTTTATCTAACAAATGAGCACAAGAGAAAGCTTAAGGAAGAATATG GAGTCGAGCCTTGGACATTTGAACAGAAGCTAGGTGAGGCAGTATTTATCCCAGCAGGATGTCCCCACCAGGTTAGAAATTTGAAG TCTTGCATAAAGGTTGCACTTGACTTTGTTTCTCCGGAAAATGTGCGAGAGTGCATCAGGTTAACAGAAGAATTCCGTCTGCTTCCGAAGTGGCATAGGGTGAATGAAGATAAACTGGAG GTTAAGAAGATAGCTCTTCATGCACTCAATCAAGCTATTAAAGATATCACTGATGGATCATCTAATAGCAATGGAAG CAGCCCAAATAACGAACTCAAAGATGAGCCTAGCTCAAGTgagtcagcggaaatggagcaaGGAGAGTGA
- the LOC136466423 gene encoding lysine-specific demethylase JMJ26-like isoform X2 yields the protein MPPKPRRGRGRGRPRKDPVAEDSAHATEDNGENKGDEEMLRPQDSANDNGEIKDEDEMLQPQDSATENGDQGSGEALRPARKRKRDPVADVSSLQYDAKRLRDRPPVTVQPKSTKKTDGTSAMCHQCQRNDKGRVVRCQGCKNHRRRYCVPCITRWYPNLSEDDFVNKCPFCRNICNCKACLRMKVPKEAENVNWKVSKEDEIKFSLRTVHFLLPWLKELHHEQMQEKSAEAATKGIEAGKLGVPLTICGKNERIYCDNCRTSIVDFHRTCNKCNYDLCLRCCQELRRGLVPGNGTKADGEGKEDLQLGVSHDKFVCKGPSDEQNGMLIDNVVPADNSTSSLRQWSVNNDGTIPCPPNAFGGCGSSLLELKCLFEEKFIAELLEKANSVVNNGSKVKMEGSKCYCFTESGDMDVGISRKSASRENSCDNYIYCPTATDVQNGSLDHFQEHWLKGEPVIVRDTLALTSGLSWEPMVMWRALREKRDKVERLSVLALECLGWCEVDVNIHMFFTGYSRGLVGPDDLPLLLKLKDWPPHRSFEERLPRHGAEFMSALPFRDYTDPKCGPLNLAVKLPEGVNKPDLGPKTYIAYGVSKELGIGDSVTKLHCDMSDAVNILTHTDEIKLKAKRIAAVEKKKHCLEMKSLSTKEEGNVPEEGNVRGLITVAPESEDDAPSVDENQAEGGALWDIFRREDVSKLHDYLMKHADEFRHCNFEPVKQVTHPIHDQCFYLTNEHKRKLKEEYGVEPWTFEQKLGEAVFIPAGCPHQVRNLKSCIKVALDFVSPENVRECIRLTEEFRLLPKWHRVNEDKLEVKKIALHALNQAIKDITDGSSNSNGSSPNNELKDEPSSSESAEMEQGE from the exons ATGCCGCCCAAGCCACGCCGAGGCCGCGGGCGCGGGAGGCCAAGGAAGGACCCCGTCGCCGAGGACTCCGCGCACGCCACCGAG GATAACGGTGAAAATAAGGGTGATGAAGAGATGCTTCGACCACAGGATTCTGCTAAT GATAACGGTGAAATCAAGGACGAGGACGAGATGCTTCAACCACAGGATTCTGCTACT GAGAATGGAGATCAAGGGAGCGGGGAAGCCCTGAGACCTGCACGGAAGCGAAAGAGGGATCCTGTTGCTGACGTATCTTCTCTTCAATATGATGCCAAGCGTCTTCGGGACAGGCCGCCTGTGACAGTGCAGCCTAAG AGTACAAAAAAGACGGATGGTACTTCAGCTATGTGTCATCAGTGCCAGAGAAACGACAAAGGAAGAGTTGTAAGGTGCCAGGGCTGTAAAAATCATAGGAGGAGATACTGTGTGCCATGCATCACACGCTG GTATCCAAATTTATCAGAGGATGATTTTGTGAATAAGTGCCCGTTTTGTCGCAATATTTGCAATTGCAAGGCTTGTCTGCGAATGAAAGTACCAAAAGAGGCAGAG AATGTCAACTGGAAGGTGTCCAAAGAAGATGAAATTAAATTCTCGCTGCGTACTGTGCACTTTCTGCTCCCTTGGCTGAAAGAACTCCACCACGAGCAGATGCAAGAGAAAAGTGCCGAGGCTGCAACTAAAG GGATTGAAGCAGGCAAACTGGGGGTCCCTCTAACCATTTGTGGAAAAAATGAACGGATATACTG CGACAACTGCAGGACATCTATCGTTGACTTCCACAGAACCTGCAATAAATGTAACTACGATCTCTGTCTGCGGTGCTGCCAGGAGCTTCGTCGAGGCCTTGTTCCTGGTAATGGTACCAAGGCTGATGGTGAAGGCAAGGAAGATTTGCAATTGGGAGTTAGTCATGATAAATTTGTATGTAAAGGGCCATCTGATGAACAGAATggcatgttgatagataatgtagTTCCTGCTGACAACAGCACTTCTAGCTTGAGACAGTGGAGTGTGAATAACGATGGAACCATACCTTGCCCACCAAATGCATTTGGTGGTTGTGGGAGCTCTCTTCTCGAACTTAAGTGTTTGTTTGAAGAGAAGTTTATTGCTGAATTACTGGAGAAAGCAAATTCAGTGGTCAATAATGGCTCGAAGGTGAAGATGGAAGGATCAAAATGTTACTGCTTCACTGAATCCGGTGACATGGATGTTGGTATATCGCGGAAATCGGCTTCCAGGGAGAATTCCTGTGATAACTACATATATTGCCCAACCGCTACAGATGTCCAAAATGGAAGTTTAGATCATTTCCAGGAGCACTGGTTGAAGGGTGAACCTGTAATTGTCCGTGATACGCTTGCattgacttctggattaagctGGGAACCGATGGTTATGTGGCGTGCCTTACGAGAGAAGAGAGACAAAGTTGAAAGGCTCTCAGTTCTTGCTCTTGAATGCTTGGGTTGGTGTGAG GTTGATGTAAACATTCATATGTTTTTTACGGGGTATTCACGTGGGCTTGTTGGTCCAGACGATTTGCCCCTGTTACTTAAGCTTAAAGATTGGCCACCACATCGTTCTTTTGAGGAGCGGCTGCCTAGACATGGTGCAGAGTTTATGTCTGCGTTGCCATTTCGCGATTACACAGATCCTAAATGTGGCCCTCTTAATCTGGCAGTAAAGCTTCCTGAGGGTGTTAATAAGCCAGACCTTGGTCCAAAGACTTATATTGCATATGGTGTTTCCAAAGAGTTGGGAATTGGTGATTCTGTCACCAAGCTTCACTGCGATATGTCTGATGCG GTCAATATCCTCACACATACTGATGAAATAAAACTCAAAGCAAAAAGGATTGCAGCAGTGGAAAAGAAGAAGCATTGTTTAGAAATGAAGAGTCTCTCTACCAAGGAAGAGGGAAATGTACCCGAAGAGGGAAATGTGCGTGGACTAATTACCGTGGCTCCTGAGTCAGAAGATGACGCCCCATCCGTAGATGAAAACCAAGCAGAGGGTGGTGCATTGTGGGATATTTTCCGACGGGAAGATGTGAGCAAACTGCATGATTATCTAATGAAGCATGCAGATGAGTTTAGGCATTGCAACTTTGAGCCAGTGAAGCAG GTTACTCATCCTATACATGATCAGTGTTTTTATCTAACAAATGAGCACAAGAGAAAGCTTAAGGAAGAATATG GAGTCGAGCCTTGGACATTTGAACAGAAGCTAGGTGAGGCAGTATTTATCCCAGCAGGATGTCCCCACCAGGTTAGAAATTTGAAG TCTTGCATAAAGGTTGCACTTGACTTTGTTTCTCCGGAAAATGTGCGAGAGTGCATCAGGTTAACAGAAGAATTCCGTCTGCTTCCGAAGTGGCATAGGGTGAATGAAGATAAACTGGAG GTTAAGAAGATAGCTCTTCATGCACTCAATCAAGCTATTAAAGATATCACTGATGGATCATCTAATAGCAATGGAAG CAGCCCAAATAACGAACTCAAAGATGAGCCTAGCTCAAGTgagtcagcggaaatggagcaaGGAGAGTGA